ccgggacttccccggttcgccacgagttttcaaagataatggccaatggctctgcaatcacagccgccagttccttcagcactctcggatgcaactcgtctggccccatggacttgtgcacgtccagcttttctaaatagtccctaaccacctctatctccacagagggctgtccatctcttccccattttgtgatgcccagcgtagcagtctgggagctgaccttgttagtgaaaacagaggcaaaaaaagcattgagtacattagctttttccacatcctctgtcactagtttgcctccctcattcagtaaggggcccacacattccttggctttcttcttgttgccaacatacctgaagaaacccttcttgttactcttgacatctctggctagctgcagctccaggtgcgatttggccctcctgataacattcctacatgcccgagcaatatttttatactcttccctggtcatatgtccaaccttccacttctagtaagcttcttttttatgtttaagatccgctaagatttcaccattaagccaagctggtcgcctgccatatttactattcttttgactcattgggatggtttgtccctgtaacctcaacagggattccttgaaatacagccagctctcctggactcctttccccttcaagttagtcccccaggggatcctggccatccgttccctgagggagtcgaagtctgctttcctgaagtccagggtccgtatcgtgctgcttacctttcttccctgtgtcagaatcctgaactcaaccaactcatggtcactgcctcccagattcccatccacttttgcttcccccactaattctacccggtttgtgagcagcaggtcaagaaaagcgccccccctagttggctcctctagcacttgcgccaggaaattgtcccctacgtttccCTCAGGGCTGGGAAAAATGTCACACCCTCTGTGATGTAATTAGACCAACCTAAGCTCTGGTGCAGACACcactaggtggatggaagaatgaTTCTGTCAGCATAGCTTCCTCCTCTCAGGAAGGTGCATTAACTGCGTTGCCGGGAGACCCCCTCCCATCGCCATAGGGagcgtctacactacaggggcGCAGCTGcagtgtttctagtgtagacataccctgacatCGTGTATTGGGGGCATGGTCAACTCAACAGTCCCAGCTATTAATCTCCCAGCTTTGTTGAGGTCCAGAGCTTTCAATCACAACAGTCCCCAGTCACCCATACCCTCTCTCACCAATCCACATTGCTTTCTCATCCTCCCAGAGTCTATGGCTCTCCTCCAACCAGTCCCCCAGGGCCTGCGCTGATCTGCTACTATCCTGTTCAGTTTTGCAGACTCAATTCCACTAGGTCAGCTACTGCCTAGTCTGGCCCCACAAAGTCAGCTCCACCACTGCCAGGCAAGGTCAGCTCTAGCCAGGGTTGAGAATCTCCAGGTGGGTGTGAGGAGGCGTGTGTCCCACACTGGCATCAAAAGAATTAATTGGAGCCACAGAGCAATTAGTGCACCTGATTCcaggtggggaggagctggatgGCTGAATTAAGGGTACATCACAGCCTGGCAGAACGTAAGTGGCCTTGGGATACTCCCCTGAGATGGGAGTTCTGGCAAAGGGCTAGGCAAGTGAAGCGTGGGTGGAGTGAACTCCTGTGATGAACCTTGACACAAAGGCAAGACCCCCTGGGAGGCAGCCTGGCGATGGGGATTCTGGAGGACAGAGACATGGAGAGCCTGTGGGAAAGGCTGCTGGGGAGCTGAAGATGGAGGCCCACCTCCAGGGAGAAAGTTCTGGGAGGGGTCACTTGGTACAAGAGTAGAAAAGCACTCTGCAGAGCTGTGGGAAAGGGGGGAAGAGTTTGCAGATAAGTGAGCCCAGGGAGGGGCTTGGGGAAAGAGCCGAGAGATAATTGTTTATCATCTCCACCTAGTAACAGATTGATACCACTGCTGGGATTTGTATCATGCCTGTTATAGCTTTACAAATTCCTTCTTGTTCTTAACCCAGCTGACTGCAGGGCtttttccactgatacctttagcttcccttatcaattacCTGCATTTCATAATGTCTCATTTATATTCATTGCTGTCAACCACCCCATTTTACATTTGTTAttgattgatttttaattttgtcaGTAACTGCTTTCATGACATCCATTTAataaggttgggggggggggggttggaccaAAGTAACCTTTTTCATAACTAAACTGCTTGTTGGGCACCTAGTACAGTGCTCATAACAACTCACTTGGGATGTTTATTAGAAAGTTATTTGTGTCTTTCTCGAATAGCAATATAGAAACCTTAGGgaaggggtggccaacctgtggctccggagccacatgcggctcttcagaagttaacatgcggctccttgtataggcaccaactccagggctggagctacaggcgccaaatttccaatgtgctggggagtgctcactgctcaacctctggctctgccacaggccctgcccctactccccccattcctgccccctccctgagttggccgtgcccttgctcctccctcatctccccccccagagcctcctgcatgccatgaaacagctgatcaggaggtgcggggagggaggaggaggtgctgatcagtggggctgcccggtgagtgggaggcactgggaacaGGTggcgggggagctgatggggggctgctgacatattactgtggctctttagcaatgtacattggtaaattctggctctttctcaagctcaagttggccacccctgccttaggaTGTCTCCCCCACTTGGCGCTTTATGCCAAGGTTCagagtcactgggccagatccagaagAAAAGGGTCTTTAATGCCAGCTTTGCCATCAAGattcttcaggttggggggtgaAAAGACCCCTGCCTGCTCTAACTTACAGCGGCTGGTTCTAGGCTACCTATAGGCTGCAGTGAAACCTAAAGTCCCTGTGTGTTACTTGGTTCGTGGGAATGTACCTGGACAGTGAATTCCAGGCAGTGACCGAGGTTCTAGTCAAAGTAGAAGCAAAATTTGCTGTGTGTTGAAATGAAATGATCTCCTCGTGAGAATGACAGTAGCATATGAAAAGGCAGGTCCCCGATAAGGGGATAGACACGAGCTCATGTCATGTGGCAACAGCCAGCTACATTAGCTACACCAGGATCATTTGTTTGGTTATATGAAAAATATAAACCTTCTGGCTACTGGACACAAACCtgcctggggccaggaataaACCTGGCCTGGAGAATCACACTGGACCACTAGAGGGGGCTCTTGCATCTTCTGCCgagcccctggcattggccactgtcagaggcccCATCCTGAGCGGATGGACCCGTGGCGCTACTCCGTCCAGCAGTCCTCATGCTCCCAGGACTCAGGCCTGTGCGACACAGTGTTTGCACAACtggggcgggtgtgtgtgtgtgatttttgtacGAGTTATACCAGTACGACTCCTCGTGTGGACACAGTGCTGCTGGTGATACTTATAGCCATACTTAACTGTTCAGTGCCCACCTGCTGAGCTCCCCCAGAAACCCACCATGCAACCCCCAGCACCAGGAACCTCCATCCACCCCATGCCCTCCACGTACCGTCCAGCATACACCCACTCAGATACCACCGCGGGCATCACCTGGCTAACTCCATCCCGCTTAGTGTCCTTCAGCCAGCCCAGGACCCCAACGGGCTGAGGGCCTCAGTGACTCATCAGGGGTGTCACCCATGGAGTTGTCAGGTCTGGCCTCACACTGCAGAAAAGCTAGAATTCCGCCCGCAAGCTGGATTCCAGGCCAGCAGCTAGCTGGAAGGGACATATTGCTTGGCCCCTCTGTTTTGCCCCTGCAGGGTGTTGGAGAAATGAGCCCTTGCCTAGGTTCAAGCCAGCCCCTTTTGCTCTGGCATCAGTGTGACAGGTGCCCCTGCCTGGATGCTACATAGCAGGGCAGAGCCCTGGTGCACAGGTGAGCTCTGAATTCCTTACAATTCAGATCAGCCAAGAGTTGGCTCTGCACTCAGCTGGGGGCTCATCCGGGCCAATATGCGGGAGCAGCTCATAGTTAGATTTGtcctcacacacccacatggGGCAAGCCAGGCTGGGGTCCCCACTGAGCAGGTGGGaattgaggcccagagaggctaagtgacttgctcagggtcacacagagtctgtggcagatGGGGACTCAAACCAGGTCTACATGCGAGGCTAGTGCGCTAACCATTGGGCCATACTTCCCTGTCCTccgtgcctccccccccccccgacactgcACTCACCCTCCAGTCGCCCACAGGAGTGACACTGcagtgggcagggagtgggcgTCGTGGGCACAGGGTATAGACAAATACAGAgatgggctggggagggcagaAGCCTGCCCATGTCATCTGCCCACTGGGGAGTGACACCCAAGACCTCCTGGCACAGACAATCTCCGGCAATGCTCTTACCAGCAGTAGAAACTGGCTGAGTGTCGGGAGAGCCTGAGCCCCCAGGTGCATGTCAGGGGCGGGCCCAGCCCCTTCCTCCACATGCCCCCACTTACTCCCACCCTGGTGCTGTGACCCTTGTGGTGCTGTGCAAGCCATGCCAGCCTTGGGGAGTGGCTCCTCCGCCTGGGCGCCAAGGTGCGGGAGGGCACGTCCGTGGGCGAGGCAGACTGGCTCCCCCGCCTGTTGCAGCCCCCACTGCCACCTCTTCCAAGAGGCCCAGAGGCCAGTAACACTCCCGAGCTGAAGAAGCAGCTCTGGCTTGAACCAttctctggccccagcccggagtgtTACTCTGGAGCCAggccctgggcccagccccttCTTCCGAGCGGCTCCAACATCCGAGGTCATAAGGCTGCCCAATTCCGGGCTATTTCTGtcctgggcgggggagggagccCTTGGCCTGGCTGTTACTGGAGCCCGGGGGGGGGACTGCCCTCCCAGCAGTGCCATAACTGGCTGCCTGCAGCTGTCCGTCTGCCCCGGAGTGGGTGCTGATTGGGCTGGGGGGGTATAAAAGGGGCACACAGGGCCATAGGGAGGTGCTGTTGCAGCTGCCACAGAGCTGGGCTCTCCAGGCACTCTGCCTTTCCTGCCCCGAAGATGCCGACCCACCGGCTAGTGATCGTGCGCCACGGCGAAAGCACCTGGAACCAGGAGAACCGCTTCTGTGGCTGGTTCGACGCTGACCTGAGCGagaagggggtggaggaggcgCGGCGTGGGGCCCAGGCCCTCCGGGAGGCGGGCTACGAGTTCGATGTCTGCTACACCTCGGTGCTCAAGAGGGCCATCCGCACCCTCTGGGCCATCCTGGACGGCATTGACCAGATGTGGCTGCCTGTGGTGCGCACCTGGCACCTCAACGAGCGCCACTATGGGGGCCTGACTGGCCTCAACAAGGCCGAGACCGCCGCCCAGCACGGCGAGGAGCAGGTGAAGATCTGGCGGCGCTCCTACGACATTCCCCCGCCTCCCATGGAGGAGCAGCACCAATACTACCAGCTCATCAGCAAGGTGAGTGCCGGCCAGGCACCCCGGGGAGGGGCAACCAGGCGCCTGGGTTGGAGGGGAGGGCACTAGGGGGTGCTACTGGGCACTCAgcgaaggaggggtgggggtgctaGTCGGGTTccctgggggctgggtgggacagggGAGGCCAGCTGGGGTGTGTGAGCTGGGCGAGTACCAGATGAGGGGGCAGCGAGTTCCAGCCTGATGTCTTGCTCAGCATCCTGGGGGGAAGATGGGGAGGATGCCCAGCCTGGTACCCCGGGGAGGGCTAGGGCGTGCCCAGCCAGCTGCACTGGGGCAGGGTGGCACCAGGAGAGGCAGACGGAAGCATCCATTTCCCAGCAGGCTGACAccacaggcaggggcagcaggtgctggggTTGCTGAGCCAGTGCTCGGCGgggggaaacagggctttttgcTAAACAAACAAGGATCTGGGGAGCAATGGAGGGGTAGGGACAGGAGGGCACACGCTCGCCCAGCACTGGACCCCAGGCCTCTCCCTCCCAGGACAtggtagagcaggggtgggcaaactttttggcccgaggaccacatcaGGGTGCGAAACTATATGGAGGActgagtagggaaggctgtggccCCCAACCAGCCTGGCCTCCACCCCCTATTTGCACCGTCCCACTTCccgtcccctaactgccccctcctgggaccctccaccccaaaccacccccccgggatcccaccccctatccaaccccccttgctccctgtaccctgactACCCCAAGCTATCCAcactcctgccccctgacaggccccccgggactcccatgccctatccaaccacccctgttccCTGATCCCTGAcagccccagaacctccgccccatccaaccgcccctgcaccctgtcccctgactgccccctgggacctgcTACCCAACCCCTGCACCGCCGCCCcattaccatgccactcagagcggcaatAGCTCGCAGCCACAGGGGCGatcctccccggctgggagctcaggggccaggcaggatggtcttgagggctggatgtggcccgcgggccgtagtttgcccacctctgtggtAGAGACCTGATCACAGTGCAGAGAGATGCCTGAGGCTCTCACCAAGCACttgggctgctgcagctgctgcccgaCCTCTCCTGGCACAGACACTGGGTCTGTGGTATGAAGCCCTCACCCGGCCGCAGGCATTAACCCACACAGCTTCCTGCGGTGGGCACAGGGCCTTCAGGGTGGGCATCAGCCCCGTGGCTCCTGAGAAAGCTCTCTGGGGAAGCCCCTCAGGGTCcctgtctcagtgctggggggcaTCAGGCTGGGGGCagtgagcccccccaccccttgggcAAGATGGTCAGGCTGATTCATTGTTCTCGGGCACAGCTGGCCCatctcacagcccccccccccccccccccccacacacacacacacacacccagggtgGGTGATGGCCCCAGCCAGCCTGTCCCTGCACAGTAAATAGTCTGCTCGGGCCATTGTCTGGCTAATTCCTGCTGTGTGGTTGAagttgggggaggagctgggatccCACCCTGCCAGAAGCTACCAGGCCGGATCTGCCTCTGGGAGTGAAGCTGGGGACAGGGCAGTGTGGGCCCCGGGGTGCCAATCTGGGTGGGGCGTTGGgtgctgtgtgtggtgggggaggggagctcatATGCTGTGGGAAGGGGCTAGCGAGGCGACCCTTGTAATCCAGCCCCTTCCAGCAACGGGCTCCCTCTGGGTTCTGGGCTGAGCCCAGCTCTGGTTCTGATTAGCAACTCCGCTGCCTCTGGCTGAGCCCCAggaaggctggggggcaggaggctggggggggagccccactcccctcccacgtTAAAATGTTCGTTGTTACCCAGTGTCCAGCCCAATTGTCCCCCCGCACCTGTCCCTGGGCTGGAGAGGGAGTGTTGGGGGCAAGTGGGGCTTGTGTCCCTAGCGCTACCAGGGtgtttccctgccccccaggagagGCGCTACGCAGGCCTGAAGCCTGGGGAACTGCCCACGTGTGAGAGCCTCAAAGACACCATCGCCCGTGCCCTGCCCTTCTGGAATGAGGAGATCGTCCCCCAAATCAAAGCTGGCAAGAGGGTGTTGATCGCCGCCCACGGGAACAGCC
The Caretta caretta isolate rCarCar2 chromosome 26, rCarCar1.hap1, whole genome shotgun sequence DNA segment above includes these coding regions:
- the LOC125626395 gene encoding phosphoglycerate mutase 2; this encodes MPTHRLVIVRHGESTWNQENRFCGWFDADLSEKGVEEARRGAQALREAGYEFDVCYTSVLKRAIRTLWAILDGIDQMWLPVVRTWHLNERHYGGLTGLNKAETAAQHGEEQVKIWRRSYDIPPPPMEEQHQYYQLISKERRYAGLKPGELPTCESLKDTIARALPFWNEEIVPQIKAGKRVLIAAHGNSLRGIVKHLEGMSDAAIMELNLPTGIPIVYELDESLKPTKPMQFLGDEETVRKAMEAVAAQGKVQK